One window from the genome of Carnobacteriaceae bacterium zg-84 encodes:
- a CDS encoding epoxyqueuosine reductase QueH has translation MDELFNAKNFINAKHKNCNINYDRILQNMVKSWQEHGFRPKIMIHSCCAPCSTVVLEYLADVADVTIYFSNSNIHPKSEYDYRKQVQEDFIIQFNQRTNHTVQFLADEYNPKRFLEMAKGMEDEVEGGKRCHACYDMRLSRAAEKAKELDFDYFASALTLSPHKNSQIINDVGFNIETFLTVHYLPSDFKKNNGYRRSVDMCKEYDIYRQCYCGCVFAAKQQGVDLKAVNQHAREQLEKHRQNIPFYFIKQNDND, from the coding sequence ATGGACGAACTTTTCAATGCGAAAAACTTTATCAACGCCAAACATAAAAATTGTAATATCAATTACGACCGCATTTTACAAAATATGGTAAAGTCATGGCAAGAACATGGTTTTAGACCTAAAATCATGATACATAGTTGTTGTGCACCATGTAGTACAGTTGTGTTAGAGTATTTAGCCGATGTGGCAGATGTCACTATTTATTTTTCAAATTCCAATATTCATCCTAAATCAGAATATGACTACCGTAAACAAGTGCAAGAAGATTTTATTATCCAATTCAATCAAAGAACCAATCATACCGTTCAATTTTTAGCGGATGAATATAATCCAAAACGTTTTTTAGAAATGGCAAAAGGTATGGAAGATGAAGTAGAAGGTGGCAAAAGATGTCATGCCTGCTATGACATGCGCTTAAGCCGTGCTGCTGAAAAAGCAAAAGAATTAGATTTTGACTATTTCGCAAGTGCTTTAACATTATCACCACATAAAAATAGCCAAATCATCAATGACGTTGGCTTTAATATTGAAACATTTTTAACCGTTCATTATTTACCATCTGATTTCAAAAAAAATAATGGTTATCGCCGTTCTGTTGACATGTGTAAAGAATATGACATTTATCGTCAATGTTATTGCGGTTGTGTCTTTGCTGCTAAACAACAAGGGGTTGATTTAAAAGCAGTAAATCAACACGCAAGAGAACAACTTGAAAAACATAGACAAAACATTCCTTTTTATTTTATTAAACAAAATGATAATGATTAA
- a CDS encoding ABC transporter ATP-binding protein: MLKVENLSVHYGMIQAINNVSFEVNEGEIVSLIGANGAGKSTTLRTISGLERASSGQITYLSEPIHTISAKKIVEKGIAHVPEGRHVFKGMSVQENLDLGAFLRKDKDGIQKDLKMVFERFPILEQRKNQDASTLSGGEQQMLAMGRALMTRPKLLLLDEPSMGLAPIFIREIFNIIQDIQRLGTTVLLIEQNANVALSISDRGYVLESGKVVLSGTGQELLASEEVQKAYLGG, from the coding sequence ATGTTAAAAGTAGAAAATTTAAGCGTCCATTACGGAATGATTCAAGCGATAAATAATGTGTCTTTTGAAGTGAATGAAGGCGAGATTGTCAGTTTAATCGGAGCAAATGGTGCAGGAAAATCGACCACTTTACGTACTATTTCAGGGTTAGAACGTGCTTCTAGTGGACAAATTACATATTTAAGTGAACCAATTCATACGATTTCTGCTAAAAAAATTGTTGAAAAGGGTATTGCTCATGTGCCAGAGGGACGTCATGTCTTTAAAGGAATGAGTGTTCAAGAGAATTTGGATTTAGGTGCCTTTTTAAGAAAAGATAAAGACGGTATTCAAAAAGATTTAAAAATGGTTTTTGAGCGTTTTCCAATTTTAGAGCAACGTAAAAATCAAGATGCATCAACTTTATCAGGTGGTGAACAACAAATGCTAGCCATGGGACGTGCGTTAATGACTCGTCCAAAATTGTTGTTATTAGATGAACCGTCAATGGGACTTGCTCCTATTTTCATTCGTGAAATTTTCAATATTATTCAAGATATTCAGCGCTTAGGTACAACTGTCTTATTGATTGAACAAAATGCAAATGTCGCTTTGTCCATTTCTGATAGAGGCTATGTACTTGAAAGTGGAAAAGTGGTATTATCAGGTACAGGGCAAGAATTATTGGCAAGTGAAGAAGTACAAAAAGCGTATTTAGGAGGTTAA
- a CDS encoding CBS domain-containing protein, protein MDVRTYMTDKVVTATGDVRILEALDLMKKHNVTRLPIVQGKHVVGLLTEKLIAKSTPSTATSLSMHEINYLLTKTTVQDIMEKHVITIHPDALLEEAAETMRQHQISVLPVVENDALVGIITHSDVLEAFVDLLGYYKKGTRLTIALDDRVGEFEKVLALLRQENVNINQIAVYHGGEKVQVVLHLASQNADKVSTVLKDAGYPVLSAIVKEGKE, encoded by the coding sequence ATGGATGTTAGAACCTATATGACCGATAAAGTTGTGACAGCTACTGGAGATGTACGTATTTTAGAGGCACTAGATTTAATGAAAAAGCATAATGTGACACGTTTGCCCATTGTGCAAGGCAAACATGTAGTGGGTCTATTAACAGAAAAATTGATTGCGAAAAGTACACCGTCAACGGCAACAAGTTTAAGTATGCATGAAATCAACTATTTGTTAACAAAAACAACTGTTCAAGATATTATGGAAAAACATGTGATTACCATTCATCCAGATGCTTTATTAGAAGAAGCAGCTGAAACAATGCGTCAGCATCAAATTAGTGTCTTACCAGTTGTTGAAAATGATGCTTTAGTAGGTATTATCACACATTCTGATGTGTTAGAAGCCTTTGTTGATTTATTAGGATATTATAAAAAAGGCACACGTTTGACGATTGCGTTAGATGATAGAGTGGGTGAGTTTGAAAAAGTATTAGCTTTACTACGTCAAGAAAATGTTAATATTAACCAAATTGCTGTTTATCACGGTGGCGAAAAAGTGCAAGTTGTCTTACACTTAGCAAGTCAAAATGCAGATAAAGTATCTACTGTTTTAAAAGATGCAGGTTATCCAGTTTTATCAGCTATTGTCAAAGAAGGTAAAGAATAA